In Streptosporangium album, the following are encoded in one genomic region:
- the ctaC gene encoding aa3-type cytochrome oxidase subunit II, translated as MPRAAALALLLVSATACSAEDWSRGGLPGGITKQAETVQNLWNGSWIAALATGVVVWGLILWSVAFHRKKKHSKDELPPQVRYNLPIEILYTVVPIIMVGVFFFFTARDQNYVNAVSGQAPVKVKVEGFQWSWRFTTDYNGKQVEVIGRPAGDYTKGPQLVLPVNQKVEFDLVSPDVIHSFWVPAFHFKRDVIPGVENKFEVDTLDKPAVYAGRCAELCGVDHSRMLFNVKLVPQAEFDQYIASQAGAQ; from the coding sequence GTGCCACGCGCTGCCGCTCTGGCGCTGCTGCTGGTGTCCGCGACGGCGTGTAGTGCCGAAGACTGGTCCCGGGGTGGCTTGCCCGGCGGCATCACCAAGCAGGCCGAGACCGTCCAGAATCTCTGGAACGGATCCTGGATCGCCGCTCTCGCCACCGGTGTGGTCGTGTGGGGCCTGATCCTGTGGTCCGTTGCCTTCCACCGCAAGAAGAAGCACTCGAAGGATGAGCTGCCGCCTCAGGTGCGCTACAACCTCCCCATCGAGATCCTCTACACGGTGGTGCCGATCATCATGGTCGGCGTGTTCTTCTTCTTCACCGCGCGTGACCAGAACTACGTCAACGCGGTGTCCGGCCAGGCTCCCGTGAAGGTCAAGGTCGAGGGGTTCCAGTGGAGCTGGCGCTTCACGACGGACTACAACGGCAAGCAGGTCGAAGTCATCGGCAGGCCCGCCGGCGACTACACCAAGGGTCCGCAGCTGGTGCTCCCGGTGAATCAGAAGGTCGAGTTCGACCTCGTCTCCCCGGACGTCATCCACTCCTTCTGGGTCCCGGCCTTCCATTTCAAGCGCGACGTGATCCCGGGTGTCGAGAACAAGTTCGAGGTCGACACGCTGGACAAACCCGCCGTCTACGCCGGCCGGTGCGCCGAGCTCTGCGGCGTGGACCACAGCCGGATGCTCTTCAACGTGAAGCTCGTGCCGCAGGCCGAGTTCGATCAGTACATCGCTAGCCAGGCGGGTGCCCAGTGA
- the lysX gene encoding bifunctional lysylphosphatidylglycerol synthetase/lysine--tRNA ligase LysX: protein MASRLKNRRWTAVVPRALGVFFAVLSAYSTVITLVGPVRRLLRPVTDAVSTSIFSVEANLGYAVFLAILAGAVARHKRAAYWLLVVLLSLTALLDVILLPPFSPLGDNVIRRIGSTWFLVAGTINLAFVTGLLAVLVLARREFYAKVQRGAFRKALLTLVVLLAASFGVAYLLVSLFPGTLTPPGRTAWALEKALGGAVTLDLDRVGHPPTWVGLVVGLLTAAAILSAFLVLFHSQRASAELPPSEEAWLRELLAATGERDSLGYFATRRDRTAIFSASGKAAVSYRVVAGVSLAGGDPIGDVEAWEPAIRMWMDQAGEYGWTAAAIGASEEGARAYNRAGLRVLQLGDEAVIEVAAFTLRGREMRGVRQAVNRVERAGYTVRVRRHEELTPREMREIIDRAEVWRDTEAERGFSMALGRLGDPADGRCVLVEALAPDGGHAALLSFVPWGERGLSLDLMRRDREADNGLTEFMVSGLVEQAPALGVEHISLNFAVFRAAFEEGARIGAGPVLRAWRGMLLFFSRWWQLESLYRSNVKYRPAWVPRYLAYEDGRDLVKVGLASVIAEGFLGHGPSLPTLLRRGERPARPVVGAPPGIPAARTPKTGESRRGPAVSEQMRVRLAKLERIRAEGSDPYPVGHPRTHTAAEVRRAHPGVPADVRTGERVAVAGRVMLVRDHGKLLFATLADWSGALQLMITQSADLERWRRTVDLGDQVGCTGEVVTSRTGELSVLAEEWALTAKCLRPLPGGHHGTAGPQARVRRRYLDLVTDAEARETLRIQGAVLHGLRDALVRRGFLETVTPILQSVHGGAGARPFTTHMNAYDLGLSLRIAPELYLKRLCVGGVERVFELGPAFRNEGVSYKHNPEFTMLEAYQAYADYRTMLDLARELVQEAATAAFGAPVLRRHGQEIDISGAWPVVAVNEAVSEVTGEQVNADTSVQELRKLADRLAMPYDPRWERGAMLVELYERLVEERTVEPAFYTDFPAETAPLARPHRRDPRLAEQWDLVAFGVEIGTACSELTDPVEQRRRLAEQSLRAAAGDPDAMELDEGFLQALEYAMPPTGGLGIGVDRLIMLLTGKSIRQTLTFPLVRPRG from the coding sequence ATGGCATCTCGGCTGAAGAACCGGCGCTGGACGGCGGTGGTGCCCCGGGCGCTGGGTGTGTTCTTCGCGGTGCTGTCGGCCTACTCGACCGTCATCACCCTGGTCGGGCCGGTGCGGAGGCTGCTGCGGCCGGTCACCGACGCGGTCAGCACCAGCATCTTCTCTGTCGAGGCGAACCTCGGCTACGCCGTGTTCCTGGCGATCCTGGCCGGGGCCGTCGCCCGCCACAAGCGCGCGGCGTACTGGCTGCTGGTGGTGCTGCTGTCGCTGACCGCGCTGCTCGACGTGATCCTCCTGCCGCCGTTCTCCCCTCTGGGGGACAACGTCATCCGGCGGATCGGATCCACCTGGTTCCTGGTCGCGGGCACGATCAACCTGGCCTTCGTCACCGGCCTGCTGGCCGTACTGGTGCTGGCCCGCCGCGAGTTCTACGCCAAGGTCCAGCGCGGCGCCTTCCGTAAGGCGCTGCTGACCCTCGTCGTCCTGCTCGCGGCCTCCTTCGGCGTCGCCTACCTGCTGGTCAGCCTCTTCCCCGGCACGCTGACGCCGCCGGGCAGGACCGCCTGGGCGCTGGAGAAGGCGCTGGGCGGCGCGGTCACCCTCGACCTCGACCGTGTCGGGCACCCGCCCACCTGGGTCGGTCTCGTCGTGGGCCTGCTGACGGCCGCCGCGATCCTGTCGGCGTTCCTGGTGCTGTTCCACTCCCAGCGGGCCAGCGCCGAGCTGCCCCCGTCGGAGGAGGCCTGGTTGCGCGAGCTGCTGGCCGCCACGGGAGAGCGCGACTCGCTGGGATACTTCGCCACCCGGAGGGACCGGACCGCCATCTTCTCGGCGAGCGGCAAGGCGGCGGTCTCCTACCGGGTGGTCGCGGGCGTCAGCCTGGCCGGGGGAGACCCGATCGGCGACGTGGAGGCGTGGGAGCCGGCCATCCGCATGTGGATGGACCAGGCAGGGGAGTACGGCTGGACGGCGGCGGCCATCGGGGCGAGCGAGGAGGGCGCCAGGGCCTACAACCGGGCCGGGCTGCGGGTGCTCCAGCTCGGCGACGAGGCGGTGATCGAGGTGGCCGCCTTCACCCTGCGCGGCCGGGAGATGCGCGGCGTGCGGCAGGCGGTCAACCGGGTCGAGCGGGCCGGATACACGGTGCGCGTCCGGCGGCACGAGGAGCTGACCCCGCGGGAGATGCGCGAGATCATCGACCGGGCCGAGGTATGGCGGGACACCGAGGCCGAACGCGGCTTCTCGATGGCGCTGGGCAGGCTGGGGGACCCGGCGGACGGCAGGTGCGTGCTGGTCGAGGCCCTCGCCCCTGACGGCGGCCACGCCGCACTGCTGTCCTTCGTGCCCTGGGGGGAGCGCGGCCTGTCCCTGGACCTGATGCGCCGCGACCGCGAGGCCGACAACGGCCTGACGGAGTTCATGGTCTCCGGTCTCGTCGAGCAGGCCCCGGCGCTGGGGGTGGAGCACATCTCGCTGAACTTCGCGGTCTTCCGCGCCGCCTTCGAGGAGGGTGCCAGGATCGGCGCCGGGCCGGTGCTGCGGGCCTGGCGGGGGATGCTGCTGTTCTTCTCCCGGTGGTGGCAGCTGGAGTCGCTGTACCGGTCGAACGTGAAGTACCGCCCCGCGTGGGTGCCGCGCTACCTCGCCTACGAGGACGGCCGCGACCTGGTCAAGGTCGGTCTCGCCTCGGTGATCGCCGAAGGCTTCCTGGGACACGGGCCGAGCCTGCCCACGTTGCTGCGACGCGGGGAGAGACCGGCCCGGCCGGTGGTGGGGGCTCCCCCCGGGATCCCGGCGGCCCGCACGCCGAAGACGGGTGAGAGCCGGCGGGGCCCCGCCGTATCGGAGCAGATGAGGGTCCGCCTCGCCAAGCTGGAGCGGATCCGGGCAGAGGGGAGTGATCCGTACCCGGTGGGTCATCCGCGCACCCATACCGCCGCCGAGGTACGGCGGGCCCACCCCGGTGTCCCCGCCGACGTCCGGACCGGAGAGCGGGTCGCGGTGGCCGGAAGGGTGATGCTGGTTCGCGACCACGGAAAGCTGCTGTTCGCCACCCTCGCCGACTGGAGCGGCGCCCTGCAGCTCATGATCACTCAGAGCGCTGACCTGGAACGCTGGCGCCGCACCGTCGACCTGGGCGACCAGGTCGGCTGCACCGGCGAGGTCGTCACCAGCCGGACCGGGGAGCTCTCCGTGCTCGCCGAGGAGTGGGCGCTGACCGCCAAATGCCTGCGCCCGCTACCCGGCGGGCACCATGGCACGGCCGGTCCCCAGGCGCGGGTACGGCGACGCTACCTCGACCTGGTGACCGACGCCGAGGCCCGCGAGACACTGCGGATCCAGGGCGCCGTCCTGCACGGCCTGCGTGACGCGCTGGTCCGCCGGGGTTTCCTGGAGACCGTGACGCCGATCCTGCAGTCCGTCCACGGCGGCGCCGGCGCGCGGCCGTTCACCACCCACATGAACGCCTACGACCTGGGCCTCTCCCTGCGGATCGCGCCGGAGCTGTACCTGAAGCGCCTGTGCGTGGGCGGTGTGGAGCGGGTCTTCGAGCTCGGCCCGGCCTTCCGCAACGAGGGGGTCTCCTACAAGCACAACCCCGAGTTCACGATGCTGGAGGCCTACCAGGCCTACGCCGACTACCGGACGATGCTGGACCTCGCCCGCGAGCTCGTCCAGGAGGCGGCCACCGCGGCGTTCGGCGCGCCGGTGCTCCGCAGGCACGGGCAGGAGATCGACATCTCCGGGGCCTGGCCGGTCGTCGCCGTGAACGAGGCCGTCTCGGAGGTCACGGGGGAGCAGGTGAACGCGGACACCTCCGTCCAGGAGCTCCGCAAGCTGGCCGACCGGCTGGCGATGCCGTACGACCCGCGATGGGAGCGGGGCGCGATGCTCGTGGAGCTGTACGAGCGGCTCGTGGAGGAGCGGACCGTCGAGCCGGCCTTCTACACCGACTTCCCGGCCGAGACCGCACCCCTCGCCCGGCCGCACCGCCGTGATCCGAGGCTGGCCGAGCAGTGGGATCTGGTCGCCTTCGGCGTCGAGATCGGCACCGCCTGCTCCGAGCTGACCGACCCCGTCGAGCAGCGCCGCCGGCTGGCCGAGCAGTCGCTTCGGGCCGCCGCCGGAGATCCGGACGCGATGGAGCTGGATGAGGGCTTCCTGCAGGCGCTGGAGTACGCCATGCCGCCCACCGGGGGGCTCGGCATCGGCGTCGACCGGCTCATCATGCTGCTGACCGGGAAGTCGATCAGGCAGACGCTGACCTTCCCGTTGGTCCGGCCTCGCGGTTGA
- a CDS encoding carbohydrate kinase family protein, with the protein MRIAVTGSIATDHLMTFPGSFRDQLIAEQLDRVSLSFLIDDLQIRRGGCAANIAFGMGCLGLTPILVGAVGTDFADYRSWLERHGVDCESVHISELHHTARFLCTTDEDHNQIASFYTGAMAEARLIELGPIAQRLDGLDLVLVSPNDPDAMLRHTEEARGRGIPFAADPSQQLARMPGEDIRLLIDGAAYLFSNDYEKGLIEQKTGWSDEEVLSRVDARVTTLGPKGVVIDRKGEPSLHVPAAPELGKADPTGVGDAFRAGFLSALAWGLPLERCAQVGNLTATHVLEHVGGQEYQLGQKAFLERFAAAYGAEAADEVAPSVKCHHA; encoded by the coding sequence GTGCGCATCGCCGTCACCGGCTCTATCGCGACCGACCACCTGATGACCTTTCCCGGGAGTTTCCGGGACCAGCTCATCGCCGAACAGCTCGACCGGGTGTCCCTGTCGTTCCTCATCGACGACCTGCAGATCCGCCGCGGCGGCTGCGCGGCCAACATCGCCTTCGGCATGGGCTGCCTGGGACTGACCCCCATCCTGGTCGGCGCCGTCGGCACGGACTTCGCCGACTACCGCTCCTGGCTGGAGCGGCACGGGGTCGACTGCGAGTCGGTTCACATCTCCGAGCTCCATCACACCGCCCGGTTCCTGTGCACCACCGACGAGGATCACAACCAGATCGCGTCCTTCTACACCGGTGCGATGGCCGAGGCTCGGCTGATCGAGCTCGGCCCGATCGCCCAGCGTCTCGACGGCCTGGACCTGGTGCTGGTCAGCCCCAACGACCCCGACGCGATGCTCCGGCACACCGAGGAGGCCCGCGGGCGGGGCATCCCGTTCGCGGCCGATCCGTCGCAGCAGCTCGCCCGCATGCCCGGTGAGGACATCCGGCTGCTGATCGACGGCGCCGCCTACCTTTTCAGCAACGACTACGAAAAGGGCCTCATCGAGCAGAAGACCGGCTGGTCCGACGAGGAGGTCCTCAGCCGGGTCGATGCCCGGGTCACCACGCTCGGCCCCAAGGGTGTCGTGATCGACCGCAAGGGCGAGCCGTCCCTGCACGTTCCCGCGGCCCCCGAGCTCGGCAAGGCCGACCCCACCGGTGTGGGCGACGCCTTCCGCGCCGGTTTCCTGTCCGCCCTCGCCTGGGGCCTGCCCCTGGAGCGCTGCGCCCAGGTCGGCAACCTCACCGCCACCCATGTCCTGGAGCATGTCGGCGGCCAGGAGTACCAGCTTGGCCAGAAGGCCTTCCTGGAGCGCTTCGCCGCCGCCTACGGCGCCGAGGCCGCCGACGAGGTGGCGCCCTCCGTGAAGTGCCACCACGCCTGA
- a CDS encoding cysteine desulfurase family protein: MAYFDAASTEPLHPQAREALIAALDVGWADPARLYGPARRARMLLEQARTEVAEVLGVRPDEVSFTASGTQAVHLGVLGALHGRRRAGRRLVASAVEHSSVLHAAGVHERTGGSVETVGVGRTGVVDLAAFGEAVLTQGTALACLQSANHEVGTVQPVTEAAALCAEAGVPLLVDAAQTVGRMPLPGGWSVLTASAHKWGGPAGVGVLVVRKGTRWRSPLPEDDREQRRVPGFENVPAIVAAATALRAMTAESARESARLSELVDRIRAEVPRLVPDVEVIGDPVARAPHIVTFSCLYVEGEALLTELDKAGFAISSGSSCTASTLRPSHVLEAMGVLTHGNVRVSLPQGTSSADVDRFLTVLPDMVKKIREDAGVRL; this comes from the coding sequence GTGGCGTACTTCGACGCGGCCTCCACCGAGCCGCTGCACCCTCAGGCACGCGAGGCTCTGATCGCGGCGCTCGACGTCGGCTGGGCCGACCCGGCAAGACTGTACGGCCCCGCCCGCCGGGCAAGGATGTTACTGGAACAGGCGCGGACCGAGGTCGCCGAAGTTCTCGGCGTCCGGCCCGACGAGGTCTCCTTCACCGCCTCGGGGACTCAGGCCGTGCATCTGGGCGTGCTGGGCGCCCTGCACGGACGGCGCCGCGCCGGGCGCCGCCTGGTGGCGTCGGCGGTGGAGCACTCCAGCGTGTTGCACGCCGCCGGGGTCCACGAGCGCACCGGCGGTTCGGTCGAGACGGTCGGCGTCGGCCGTACCGGCGTGGTGGACCTGGCGGCCTTCGGGGAGGCGGTCCTCACCCAGGGCACGGCCCTGGCGTGCCTGCAGAGCGCCAACCACGAGGTCGGAACCGTCCAGCCGGTCACCGAGGCCGCGGCCCTGTGCGCCGAGGCGGGTGTGCCGCTGCTGGTGGACGCGGCGCAGACCGTGGGCCGGATGCCGCTGCCGGGCGGGTGGTCGGTCCTGACGGCGAGCGCGCACAAGTGGGGCGGGCCCGCGGGAGTCGGCGTGCTGGTGGTCCGCAAGGGCACCCGCTGGCGCAGCCCGCTCCCCGAGGACGACCGGGAGCAGCGCCGGGTACCCGGCTTCGAGAACGTCCCGGCGATCGTCGCGGCCGCCACCGCGTTGCGCGCCATGACGGCCGAGTCGGCGCGGGAGTCGGCGCGGCTGTCGGAGCTCGTGGACCGGATCAGGGCGGAGGTGCCCCGGCTCGTCCCGGACGTCGAGGTCATCGGCGACCCCGTCGCGCGAGCCCCGCACATTGTCACCTTTTCGTGTCTTTACGTAGAGGGGGAGGCTCTGCTGACGGAGCTGGACAAGGCGGGATTCGCCATATCCTCCGGCAGTTCGTGTACGGCGAGCACGCTCCGCCCGTCGCACGTTCTGGAGGCCATGGGCGTCCTCACCCACGGGAACGTCCGGGTGTCGCTGCCCCAGGGCACGTCCTCGGCGGATGTCGACCGCTTCCTCACCGTTCTTCCTGACATGGTGAAGAAGATCCGCGAAGATGCGGGAGTAAGGTTGTGA
- the nadA gene encoding quinolinate synthase NadA, with translation MTTTETGLPLFILGRGTDSHSERGVDCPGELPSASDPALVERARRAKAALGDRVFVLGHHYQRDEVIQFADVTGDSFKLAREAAARPDAEYIVFCGVHFMAESADILTGDTQKVVLPDLAAGCSMADMATFDQVEECWEALEDAGIADATVPVTYMNSSADIKAFCGRNGGAVCTSSNARRALDWAFSRGEKVLFLPDQHLGRNTAVLEMGLSLDDCVVYNPHRPNGGLTTEQLENAKVILWKGHCSVHGRFSPECVDDVRERIPGVNVLVHPECRHEVVTKADHVGSTEYIIKKLEEAPAGSSWAVGTELNLVKRLGQMFPDKNVTFLDRTVCYCSTMNRIDLPHLVWALESLAAGQVVNQITVDEDTTRWAKVALDRMLALP, from the coding sequence GTGACGACCACCGAGACCGGACTTCCGCTCTTCATCCTCGGCAGGGGCACCGACTCGCACAGCGAGCGCGGCGTCGACTGTCCCGGCGAATTGCCGTCCGCTTCAGATCCGGCGCTCGTGGAGCGCGCCAGGCGGGCCAAGGCGGCGCTCGGCGACCGGGTCTTCGTGCTGGGGCACCACTACCAGCGCGACGAGGTCATCCAGTTCGCCGACGTGACCGGAGACTCCTTCAAACTCGCCCGGGAGGCGGCGGCCCGGCCGGATGCCGAGTACATCGTCTTCTGCGGCGTGCACTTCATGGCCGAGTCGGCCGACATCCTCACCGGCGACACGCAGAAGGTCGTCCTGCCCGACCTCGCGGCGGGATGCTCGATGGCCGACATGGCGACCTTCGACCAGGTCGAGGAGTGCTGGGAGGCGCTGGAGGACGCCGGGATCGCCGATGCCACGGTCCCGGTCACCTACATGAACTCCAGCGCCGACATCAAGGCGTTCTGCGGGCGCAACGGCGGCGCGGTGTGCACCTCCTCCAACGCCAGGCGGGCCCTCGACTGGGCGTTCTCCCGCGGCGAGAAGGTGCTCTTCCTGCCCGACCAGCACCTGGGGCGCAACACCGCGGTGCTGGAGATGGGCCTGTCGCTGGACGACTGCGTCGTGTACAACCCGCATCGGCCGAACGGCGGGCTGACCACGGAGCAGCTCGAGAACGCCAAGGTGATCCTCTGGAAGGGACACTGCTCGGTGCACGGCCGCTTCAGCCCCGAGTGCGTGGACGACGTCCGCGAGCGGATCCCCGGCGTCAACGTGCTGGTACACCCCGAATGCAGGCACGAGGTGGTCACCAAGGCCGACCACGTCGGCTCGACCGAATACATCATCAAGAAGCTCGAAGAGGCCCCGGCGGGATCCTCCTGGGCGGTGGGGACCGAGCTGAACCTGGTCAAGCGGCTCGGGCAGATGTTCCCGGACAAGAACGTGACGTTCCTGGACCGGACCGTCTGCTACTGCTCGACGATGAACCGGATCGACCTGCCGCACCTGGTCTGGGCGCTGGAGTCGCTCGCGGCCGGTCAGGTCGTCAACCAGATCACCGTGGACGAGGACACCACCCGCTGGGCCAAGGTCGCCCTCGACCGGATGCTGGCTCTTCCCTGA
- a CDS encoding sulfurtransferase TusA family protein → MTSRQASTEGSTQPPALTIDALGKKCPIPIIMLAEQINQVPRNAIVSVLADDPAAFTDIPAWCRLKSHHHVASHELPGGGWAIHVRRNY, encoded by the coding sequence ATGACGTCAAGGCAGGCCTCCACCGAGGGATCCACCCAGCCTCCGGCGCTGACCATCGACGCGCTGGGCAAGAAGTGCCCGATCCCCATCATCATGCTCGCCGAGCAGATCAACCAGGTGCCGCGCAACGCGATCGTCTCGGTCCTGGCCGACGACCCCGCGGCCTTCACCGACATCCCGGCGTGGTGCCGCCTGAAGTCCCATCACCACGTGGCCAGCCACGAGCTCCCCGGGGGCGGCTGGGCCATCCACGTCCGGCGCAACTACTGA
- a CDS encoding CBS domain-containing protein, translated as MSGETAKDLMGSGARCIEAHETLDRAAQLMRELRVGALPICGSDDRLKGIITDRDIVVKCVADGKDPSKVTAGEMATGLVWVPSNATVSEVLTKMEENQIRRLPVIENNRIIGMISEADLAKHLPDDQLADFVHHIYAGA; from the coding sequence ATGAGCGGGGAAACTGCCAAGGACCTGATGGGTTCGGGCGCCCGGTGCATAGAGGCACACGAGACGCTCGACCGGGCCGCGCAGCTGATGCGGGAGCTGCGGGTGGGGGCGCTGCCCATCTGCGGGAGTGACGATCGCCTCAAGGGCATCATCACCGACCGCGACATCGTGGTGAAGTGCGTGGCCGACGGCAAGGACCCGTCGAAGGTCACCGCCGGGGAGATGGCCACCGGCCTGGTCTGGGTGCCCTCAAACGCCACCGTCTCCGAGGTCCTGACCAAGATGGAGGAGAACCAGATCAGGCGCCTCCCGGTGATCGAGAACAACCGCATCATCGGAATGATCAGCGAGGCGGATCTGGCCAAGCACCTCCCGGACGACCAGCTCGCCGACTTCGTCCACCACATCTACGCGGGCGCCTGA
- the erpA gene encoding iron-sulfur cluster insertion protein ErpA produces MSVESSETTAQGLILSDAASAKVKSLLEQQGEEGLQLRVAVQPGGCSGLRYQLFFDDRSMDGDVVTDFNGVSVVTDRMSAPYLVGATVDFVDTIEKQGFTIDNPNATGSCACGDSFN; encoded by the coding sequence ATGTCGGTTGAGAGCAGCGAGACCACGGCGCAGGGTCTGATCCTTAGTGACGCGGCCTCCGCCAAGGTCAAGAGCCTGCTGGAGCAGCAGGGCGAAGAAGGCCTCCAGCTTCGCGTGGCCGTGCAGCCCGGAGGCTGTTCCGGCCTGCGCTACCAGCTCTTCTTCGACGATCGTTCCATGGACGGCGACGTCGTCACGGACTTCAACGGTGTCAGCGTGGTCACCGACCGGATGAGCGCACCCTATCTCGTGGGCGCCACGGTCGACTTCGTCGACACGATCGAGAAGCAGGGCTTCACGATCGACAACCCGAACGCCACGGGTTCGTGCGCCTGCGGCGACTCGTTCAACTAG
- a CDS encoding SIMPL domain-containing protein — protein sequence MIKMTHAVAAATAALLTMGMFGGTAFADPAPRPGPGPRPGPAKVTMDDSQSKITVMGEGERSAVPDVMRLNAGAEARRATAGAAFADARKAAAKLTEALLAAGIQARDLRTNELSLGPEYSTYPTISGYRAAQGVEAVVRDIGSADKVIDAVAAVGEEARLNGISFEVSNNRRLLRAARDAAFRDAGARAAQYARLAGRELGPVLTISEEDASPPPIRFAGAALADKASISPGQQTVSVDVRVVYGLL from the coding sequence ATGATCAAGATGACTCATGCCGTGGCCGCGGCCACGGCCGCGCTCCTCACCATGGGCATGTTCGGCGGTACCGCGTTCGCCGACCCCGCCCCTCGCCCCGGCCCCGGTCCCCGCCCCGGCCCCGCGAAGGTGACGATGGACGACAGCCAGTCGAAGATCACAGTCATGGGGGAGGGGGAACGGTCCGCCGTCCCCGACGTCATGCGCCTGAACGCCGGCGCCGAGGCGCGCCGCGCCACCGCGGGCGCCGCCTTCGCCGACGCGCGCAAGGCCGCCGCGAAGCTGACCGAGGCGCTGCTGGCGGCCGGGATCCAGGCCAGGGACCTGCGGACCAACGAGCTGTCCCTCGGCCCCGAGTACAGCACCTACCCCACCATCTCCGGTTACCGGGCGGCGCAGGGCGTCGAGGCCGTGGTACGCGACATCGGCTCCGCGGACAAGGTGATCGACGCGGTGGCCGCCGTCGGAGAGGAGGCCCGCCTGAACGGCATCTCCTTCGAGGTGTCCAACAACCGCAGGCTGCTGCGGGCCGCGCGCGACGCGGCGTTCCGGGACGCGGGCGCCCGCGCCGCCCAGTACGCCAGGCTGGCCGGCCGCGAGCTCGGCCCCGTCCTGACGATCAGCGAGGAGGACGCGTCGCCCCCGCCGATCAGGTTCGCCGGTGCCGCGCTGGCCGACAAGGCGTCCATCAGCCCCGGCCAGCAGACCGTCTCGGTCGATGTCCGGGTGGTCTACGGACTGCTCTAG